Proteins encoded within one genomic window of Humulus lupulus chromosome 1, drHumLupu1.1, whole genome shotgun sequence:
- the LOC133790447 gene encoding galactinol synthase 1 yields the protein MAPPELVPVSVKPAPFAKRTTLPSRAYVTFLAGNGDYVRGVVGLAKGLRKVKSAYPLVVAVLPDVPEEHRRILDSQGCIVREIEPVYPPENQTQFAMAYYVINYSKLRIWEFVEYSKTIYLDGDIQVYDNIDHLFDLPDGHFYAVMDCFCEKTWSHTPQYKVGYCQQCPERVKWPAAELGPPPALYFNAGMFVFEPCLSTYHDLLNTLKVTTPTSFAEQDFLNMYFKDIYKPIPLVYNLVTAMLWRHPENVELDKVKVVHYCATGSKPWRYTGKEENMQREDIKMLVKKWWDIYKDESLDYKKPIGAAVEGGDGEAVTVNMQPFIEALSKAAGRVKYVTAPSAA from the exons ATGGCCCCACCAGAACTGGTCCCAGTCTCGGTTAAACCCGCTCCGTTTGCCAAACGCACAACCTTGCCCAGCCGGGCTTACGTGACTTTCTTAGCCGGTAACGGTGACTACGTGAGAGGCGTGGTGGGGTTAGCCAAAGGGTTAAGGAAGGTCAAATCGGCGTACCCTTTAGTGGTGGCCGTGCTACCCGACGTACCGGAAGAGCACCGTCGGATTCTCGACTCACAAGGCTGTATAGTCCGAGAGATTGAACCCGTTTACCCACCCGAGAACCAGACCCAGTTCGCCATGGCATATTACGTCATCAACTACTCCAAGCTCCGTATATGGGAG TTCGTAGAGTACAGTAAGACGATATACTTGGATGGAGATATCCAGGTATACGACAACATAGACCACCTCTTCGATTTGCCAGACGGGCATTTCTACGCAGTGATGGACTGTTTTTGCGAGAAGACATGGTCTCACACGCCTCAGTATAAGGTAGGGTACTGCCAGCAGTGCCCTGAGAGAGTCAAGTGGCCCGCCGCCGAGTTGGGTCCACCTCCGGCCCTTTACTTCAACGCCGGCATGTTTGTGTTCGAGCCATGTCTCTCTACTTATCATGATCTCTTGAATACTTTGAAAGTCACCACTCCCACCTCATTTGCTGAACAg GACTTTTTGAACATGTACTTCAAAGACATTTATAAGCCGATTCCACTCGTTTATAATCTGGTTACGGCTATGTTATGGCGTCATCCGGAGAATGTTGAGCTTGACAAGGTCAAAGTGGTACACTACTGCGCAACG GGGTCAAAGCCATGGAGGTACACAGGAAAGGAGGAGAATATGCAGAGAGAGGATATAAAGATGTTGGTGAAGAAATGGTGGGACATTTACAAAGATGAGTCCCTAGACTACAAGAAACCGATCGGAGCCGCCGTAGAAGGCGGCGACGGCGAGGCTGTGACTGTGAACATGCAGCCCTTCATTGAGGCTCTCTCCAAGGCTGCTGGTAGAGTTAAGTACGTAACAGCTCCATCTGCAGCTTAA